One stretch of Podospora bellae-mahoneyi strain CBS 112042 chromosome 2, whole genome shotgun sequence DNA includes these proteins:
- a CDS encoding hypothetical protein (EggNog:ENOG503P4PT; COG:G): MFGTPEKTLEYFASFNQPRQPNLLDILIGDLSGVVPAVTGLLDSVLDLLLPPVPSPALPRAAEPTTIRQYSPEAVLSALSNIGYPLGTGLGLATTTLCIATTTVPIAGFPTVTITRLTTSPAISLTVPGLSIPAITLPRLPTVTVTLPSAPSIQLPSVSLPSVSVPSVQVPSLSVPTLPSVPTLPSISLPNASLPSISVPSISVPSISLPSVSLPSVFLPSVTLPSLKLPAVSLPSVSLPSLTLPTISLPSLSLTLPTVSLPSLSLPSLLLPTLPETLLPGVRIPGTQLPGVIVSPAPGLTLSVGGISANLPVVGTVGVPALIHLTVDPSGFTASGIAIPAVTIPPLVIPSPVQAVLPNILSQLSQAVATETPLVPGLIAVINGLVPIQTPAITQPIGNNIPIPTGAPILPSLLSEIGAAVASLPSAIPSLLSSLEPLLLPEPTFSILPFPPFPNPSVQLPTFSILPFPPIATLFPNPLTAFPTITFPPLPTAIPTLTTTRSPPFTNLGPPISVPNILTSLLPLPTSPATPQGGYRFNAMSNSNVAVYYGQSQASERISLADVCADTNVDLVILGFVTDISYQNSGLPKLTLALVIKGIKTGYQRLFSPGLDYFAQLEEDIKTCQATHGKKVLVSLGGGGSSLVLRSESEAQQFANKLWQLFGPVTPVTTRVYEFVNGLRPFGTAVVDGFDLAKLDPSPNYWGTFAATMRFNFLQDTSKMYYLSAAPGCASPDRSIPIGYLAQANFIWPRFFGGDDTGRCEIGGENFLTSILSW, from the exons ATGTTCGGCACCCCTGAGAAAACCCTCGAATACTTTGCGTCTTTCAACCAGCCAAGACAGCCaaacctcctcgacatcctcatTGGCGACCTCAGCGGAGTGGTTCCGGCCGTCACCGGGCTCCTTGATAGTGtgcttgacctcctccttccaccaGTTCCATCCCCAGCGCTTCCCAGGGCGGCCGAACCCACCACTATCAGACAATACTCTCCTGAGGCAGTTTTGAGCGCTCTGTCGAACATCGGCTATCCTCTCGGAACAGGTCTCGGGTTGGCTACGACCACACTCTGCATCGCAACGACTACAGTTCCCATCGCCGGGTTTCCTACTGTGACGATAACAAGGCTTACCACT AGCCCAGCGATCAGTCTGACGGTTCCTGGGCTCAGTATCCCGGCGATTACGTTACCTCGTCTGccgacggtgacggtgaccCTCCCGTCAGCTCCCTCGATTCAGCTGCCGTCTGTGTCGTTGCCGTCTGTGTCGGTACCATCCGTCCAGGTGCCGTCTCTCTCAGTCCCGACCCTTCCGTCGGTTCCCACACTGCCATCGATCTCGTTGCCCAACGCGTCTCTCCCGAGCATCTCGGTCCCAAGCATTTCGGTCCCAAGCATATCTCTTCCGAGCGTATCTCTCCCTAGCGTATTTCTCCCGAGTGTGACGCTTCCGAGTTTGAAGTTGCCAGCGGTGTCTTTGCCGAGCGTCTCACTCCCAAGCCTCACCTTACCGACCATCTCATTACCGAGCCTCTCTCTCACCTTGCCGACTGTGTCTTTACCCAGTCTATCACTCCCaagcttgttgttgccaACTTTGCCCGAGACTCTACTGCCTGGAGTTAGGATTCCGGGCACTCAGCTCCCTGGTGTCATCGTCTCGCCAGCACCCGGCCTGACCCTCTCCGTCGGTGGCATCTCGGCCAATCTCCCCGTTGTTGGTACTGTGGGAGTTCCAGCACTCATTCACCTCACTGTTGATCCTTCGGGCTTCACAGCTTCAGGAATTGCCATACCTGCCGTgaccatccctccccttgtcATCCCCTCTCCGGTCCAGGCGGTCCTCCCCAACATTTTGAGCCAGCTCTCCCAAGCTGTTGCAACCGAAACCCCGTTGGTTCCTGGCCTTATCGCTGTCATTAATGGGTTGGTTCCCATCCAGACGCCAGCCATCACCCAACCCATCGGCAACAACATTCCCATCCCGACTGGCGCCCCTATCTTGCCTAGCCTGCTCAGCGAGATTGGTGCTGCAGTCGCTTCCCTTCCCTCGGCCATCCCAAGTCTCCTCAGCTCACTCGAGCCTCTGCTTTTACCGGAGCCGACATTCTCCATTCTGCCTTTTCCACCTTTCCCAAATCCATCCGTCCAGCTGCCAACCTTTTCTATCTTACCATTCCCCCCAATTgcaaccctcttccccaaccctctcaccGCCTTCCCGACCATAACATTCCCACCCCTTCCTACCGCCATCCCGACGCTGACCACTACTCGGTCGCCTCCATTCACCAACTTGGGTCCTCCCATTTCTGTTCCCAACATCCTCACgtccctccttcctctcccgaCCAGCCCAGCCACCCCGCAGGGCGGCTACCGATTCAACGCCATGTCCAACTCCAACGTGGCAGTCTACTACGGGCAATCACAAGCCTCTGAGCGCATCTCCCTCGCTGATGTCTGTGCCGATACCAACGTTGATCTGgtcatcctcggcttcgtCACAGACATCAGCTACCAAAACAGCGGGCTGCCCAAACTGACGCTCGCGCTTGTGATCAAGGGCATCAAGACTGGGTATCAGCGGCTTTTTTCTCCGGGGTTGGACTACTTCGCgcagttggaggaggacatcAAGACTTGCCAGGCGACGCACGGGAAGAAGGTTCTGGTGTCGCTGGGTGGGGGCGGTAGCTCGTTGGTGCTGAGGTCGGAGAGCGAGGCGCAGCAGTTTGCGAACAAGTTGTGGCAGCTGTTTGGGCCGGTGACGCCGGTGACGACGAGGGTTTATGAGTTTGTGAATGGGTTGAGGCCGTTTGGGACGGCGGTGGTAGATGGGTTTGATCTTG CAAAActcgacccctcccccaactaCTGGGGCACCTTCGCAGCGACGATGCGCTTCAACTTCTTGCAGGACACTTCAAAGATGTATTATTTGTCTGCTGCTCCCGGGTGTGCTTCGCCTGACAGGTCGATCCCGATTGGGTACCTCGCCCAAGCCAACTTTATCTGGCCGAGATTCTTTGGAGGAGACGACACCGGACGCTGCGAGATTGGGGGTGAGAATTTCTTGACGTCGATTCTTTCATGGTGA
- the ASM1 gene encoding Cell pattern formation-associated protein asm-1 (EggNog:ENOG503NX9A; COG:K): protein MQSGTEMYYQPAPHMSTGQQPPPQTVTSHYGQQQPPLLHPGPAQYPPAPYGSQYGYGNGLASPQTGPPSVSNPMGGGQPVLPLPGVNQPGMPNNAYTAGFDTTGQVAPPGMKPRVTATLWEDEGSLCFQVEARGICVARREDNHMINGTKLLNVAGMTRGRRDGILKSEKVRHVVKIGPMHLKGVWIPFDRALEFANKEKITELLYPLFVHNISSLLYHPANQSRANQVLTATAERRKQDSLRAGQPPNGLPSIQQQPQHHHHSMSLPGPQAPLPSHSSMGRPSIDRAHPFPTPPTSASSVMGPMGASENFQWSQQSMNNGQSSQISIDTTLSNNARSLPNTPATTPPGSTLQSMQNYPPVSQPYDSSRQMYQAPPPQQSSYTSANPNTQERSIYGQSNYVKTEMPPPAGRATGQGNEQGDSKPQNGLMHGENQPASGQEEEADHEHDPEYTHDSGAYDANRNSYNYSNPQVASLPNDHAHLSPEISGSPHQAGSGRATPRTAAAPQSYYAQQGYHTPPRAPGQPSSNLYSVMSSDRNAPNGTNGSDVYASQPDMNSMPNGYAPQPPVLNGSTSLKRGRDDDDDRPSSGGGGMSMDMKRRKMLDGSGSMPSPTFNPPMAQPASTIPSQRRR, encoded by the exons ATGCAAAGTGGAACGGAGATGTACTACCAACCGGCACCTCACATGTCTACCGGCCAACAGCCGCCCCCGCAGACTGTCACTTCTCACTacggccaacaacaaccacctctgTTGCACCCAGGTCCTGCTCAATACCCCCCAGCTCCCTATGGAAGTCAGTACGGTTACGGAAATGGCCTTGCCTCTCCGCAGACAGGACCGCCCTCGGTGTCAAACCcgatgggtggtggtcagccagtcctccctctccccggCGTGAACCAGCCAGGCATGCCCAACAACGCATACACGGCCGGCTTCGACACGACTGGCCAAGTCGCGCCACCGGGTATGAAACCCCGCGTGACAGCAACGCTTTGGGAAGATGAGGGCAGCCTGTGCTTCCAGGTCGAGGCTCGCGGCATCTGCGTCGCCCGCAGAGAAG ACAACCACATGATCAACGGTACCAAGTTGTTGAACGTGGCAGGAATGACACGTGGGAGACGCGATGGTATCTTGAAAAGCGAGAAGGTCAGACATGTGGTCAAGATTGGCCCCATGCATTTGAAGGGTGTCTG GATCCCATTTGACAGAGCTTTGGAGTTTgccaacaaggagaagatcaCCGAGCTTTTGTACCCCCTATTCGTGCACAACATCAGCTCCCTGCTTTATCACCCTGCGAACCAAAGTCGGGCCAACCAGGTTTTGACCGCGACGGCAGAACGCCGGAAGCAGGATAGTCTGCGCGCAGGTCAACCACCAAATGGCCTGCCGTCTattcagcagcagccgcagcaccaccatcactcgATGTCCCTTCCCGgtcctcaagctcctctcCCATCGCATTCCAGCATGGGCCGCCCCTCGATTGATCGCGCgcaccccttccccaccccacccACCAGCGCTTCCAGTGTGATGGGTCCTATGGGTGCCTCTGAGAACTTTCAATGGAGCCAGCAGAGCATGAACAACGGCCAGTCGAGTCAGATCTCGATTGACACCACTTTGAGCAACAATGCCCGGTCGTTACCCAACACACCTGCGACCACGCCTCCCGGGTCTACCCTTCAAAGTATGCAGAATTACCCCCCGGTCAGCCAACCATATGACAGCTCGCGCCAAATGTACCAGGCACCGCCCCCGCAACAGTCCTCGTACACTTCTGCAAACCCCAACACCCAGGAAAGATCCATCTACGGCCAGTCCAACTACGTAAAAACTGAAATGCCCCCCCCAGCCGGTCGCGCCACGGGCCAGGGAAACGAGCAGGGTGACTCGAAGCCGCAGAATGGGCTGATGCACGGCGAAAACCAGCCTGCCTCTGgacaggaagaggaagccgaCCACGAGCATGACCCCGAGTACACTCACGACAGCGGGGCCTATGACGCAAACCGCAACTCGTACAATTACAGCAACCCCCAAGTGGCCTCGTTACCAAACGACCACGCTCATCTGTCTCCCGAGATCTCTGGTTCTCCCCACCAAGCTGGTTCCGGAAGAGCGACTCCTAGGACCGCCGCTGCCCCGCAATCATACTATGCCCAGCAAGGTTACCACACACCACCGCGCGCACCCGGTCAACCGTCAAGCAATCTCTATAGCGTGATGAGCAGCGACCGCAATGCTCCCAACGGAACCAACGGCAGTGACGTCTATGCCAGCCAGCCGGACATGAACTCGATGCCAAACGGCTATGCGCCCCAACCACCAGTGCTGAACGGCTCAACGTCCTTGAAGCGCGGTagagacgacgatgacgacagACCGAgcagcggcggtggcggcatGTCAATGGACATGAAGAGACGCAAGATGCTTGATGGCAGCGGGTCGATGCCATCACCCActttcaacccccccatgGCGCAACCTGCTTCTACCATTCCTTCACAAAGACGGAGGTAA
- a CDS encoding hypothetical protein (EggNog:ENOG503NW9K; COG:S) has translation MAAPLSPTPSAALNFSTPSGSLHHGRPYEARPYLMSDSSTSQPDRYSTENGAVIVEEQQSSRNNHHHHHRSRDGSPTPRGSSPPKVRPGSTSRIMSGNELSPLKILQSHQHAQVQAAHQQQSSASSSQPTSADSTSSGQQPEDLASPPPPRNSSSMPPPPALQSPRKAPIKRFPIRVNQPGQLSSSNESSRRPSNERRGSDEQQQRLGSSMGSSSHRPENMLENEGVKHAIEIFEDDINSDDHNDDEVDMDDSNNRHRPRDADGDERMGMQDETTMDDDDIGANDTMTSTFSTFSAVPKATVMGMRSDSPTKFSMSTSSGPTPRGGRANNGTGVPDRSGAQQLYDGGGSTNLMDFTENLRFGSYGAQPMPSRRGGQASLSSSTTSGRGVGATPQRSGVANLLDFDIPPAPTPRSVPTITPRELESLKSGFLSEISSLKASLSGKEAEVQHLKTAVGDAEKRVGECMEQLREIQDVHESLTTEKDSWERRGREMEVVLRQVKEEIVMTQREREELEFKLHESEQRREAAEMMAQDAESKMAGMRAGQAAGSHNAPGQAINANKEVELAVERVAKDLHALYKSKHENKVAALKKSYETRWEKKVQGLQAQLDELTRENEDLRHGRANQINNLNHHRIAELEEERAQNAAHIRELEAESQKLEAILRTVQADNAELRLLLERERVEKGELVQLAEEMMNMQATLAAAAPAPAPAPEPEPAHAPAPVRTIKSPSPEPAPVVAPTPSKTPNRRQSMLGGPAKTPGTGLGVRSSMPPPSRSTGLGVTDENHAPPTGNNFRMSVGPGGFRASGLRAPGGGPQKMGLARSGSVAGLHERTKSSSSGTGGLPRPGSGQGRGLMGGGGYSSGYGRRND, from the coding sequence ATGGCAGCGCCGTTATCGCCGACGCCGAGCGCGGCTCTCAATTTCTCAACGCCATCGGGCAGCCTGCACCACGGCAGACCGTACGAAGCTCGACCTTATTTGATGAGCgattcctccacctcacAGCCGGACCGTTATAGCACCGAGAACGGCGCCGTCATCGtcgaggagcagcagagcagcagaaacaaccaccaccaccaccaccgcagccgCGACGGGTCGCCTACCCCGCGTGGATCCTCACCGCCCAAGGTTCGCCCTGGTTCAACCTCGCGCATCATGTCGGGCAACGAACTTTCACCGCTCAAGATTCTGCAGTCGCACCAGCACGCGCAGGTTCAGGCGGCACACCAACAGCAAAGttcagcctcatcatcacagccCACTTCTGCCGATTCTACTAGTAGTGGTCAACAGCCAGAAGATCTGGcgtcgcctcctccgccaaggAATTCTTCTTCCATgcccccgccgccggcgcTGCAAAGCCCGAGAAAAGCACCGATCAAGAGATTTCCCATCCGAGTCAACCAGCCCGGCCAGTTGTCCTCGTCCAACGAAAGCTCGCGACGCCCGTCCAACGAACGCCGCGGGTCtgacgagcagcagcagcgatTGGGCAGCTCCATGGGATCGTCGTCCCACCGGCCGGAAAACATGCTGGAGAACGAGGGGGTGAAGCACGCGATTGAGATTTTTGAGGATGACATCAACTCTGATGATCACAACGACGATGAGGTTGATATGGATGATAGCAACAACCGTCACAGACCGAGGGACGCAGACGGGGACGAGAGGATGGGCATGCAGGACGAGACGACGATGGACGATGACGACATTGGCGCGAACGATACCATGACCAGCACATTTAGCACGTTTTCCGCGGTGCCAAAGGCGACGGTTATGGGCATGAGGAGTGACAGCCCGACCAAGTTTTCCATGTCCACCTCGTCAGGGCCGACGccgaggggggggagggcgaaTAATGGGACGGGGGTTCCGGACCGGTCGGGCGCGCAGCAGTTGTATGACGGTGGGGGTTCGACGAATCTGATGGACTTTACGGAGAATTTGCGGTTTGGGAGTTATGGAGCTCAGCCTATGCCTTCGAGACGGGGTGGTCAGgcgtcgctgtcgtcgtcgacgacgtcgggaaggggggtgggtgctACGCCGCAGAGGAGTGGGGTTGCGAATCTGCTTGATTTTGATATCCCCCCAGCGCCGACGCCAAGGAGCGTTCCGACTATTACTCCTCGGGAGCTGGAGTCGCTCAAGTCGGGGTTTTTGTCGGAGATTTCGAGTTTGAAGGCGAGCCTTTCTGGcaaggaggctgaggtgCAGCATCTTAAGACTGCGGTGGGGGAtgcggagaagagggtgggagAGTGCATGGAGCAGCTTCGTGAGATCCAGGATGTGCACGAGTCCCTGACTACCGAGAAAGACTCTTGGGAGCGCCGAggaagggagatggaggttgtTCTGCGGCAAGTCAAGGAAGAAATTGTCATGACCCAGCGCGAGAGAGAGGAGTTGGAATTCAAACTTCACGAATCAGAGCAGAGAAGAGAGGCAGCAGAGATGATGGCCCAAGACGCCGAGTCGAAAATGGCGGGTATGAGAGCTGGTCAGGCAGCCGGGAGCCATAACGCCCCTGGACAGGCGATCAACGCCAACAAGGAGGTCGAATTGGCCGTCGAGCGAGTAGCCAAGGACCTCCACGCGCTTTACAAGTCCAAGCACGAGAACAAGGTTGCCGCCCTGAAAAAGAGCTACGAGACGCGCTGGGAGAAGAAAGTCCAAGGTCTGCAGGCTCAGCTGGACGAACTGACGCGAGAGAATGAGGACTTGCGTCATGGGAGGGCGAACcagatcaacaacctcaaccaccaccgcattgccgagctggaggaggagcgcgcGCAGAATGCGGCTCATATCCGTGAGCTGGAAGCCGAGAGCCAGAAGTTGGAGGCTATCCTGAGGACTGTTCAGGCTGACAATGCCGAGCTGAGGCTGcttttggagagggagcgggtcgaaaagggggagctggtgcagctggcggaggagatgatgaatATGCAGGCCacccttgctgctgctgcccctgcGCCTGCGCCTgcgccggagccggagcccGCGcatgctcctgctcctgttAGGACGATCAAGTCCCCTTCTCCTGAGCCAGCGCCAGTTGTTGCGCCTACGCCGAGCAAGACGCCGAATCGGAGGCAGAGCATGCTTGGTGGACCTGCAAAGACGCCTGGTACCGGGCTGGGAGTGAGATCGAGCATGCCGCCGCCCAGTAGGTCTACTGGGTTGGGGGTCACGGATGAGAATCATGCTCCTCCCACGGGGAATAATTTCCGGATGAGCGTCGGGCCAGGCGGGTTCAGAGCTTCTGGATTGAGGGCTCCGGGAGGAGGCCCGCAAAAGATGGGACTGGCGAGGAGCGGGAGTGTAGCTGGGCTGCATGAGAGGACCAAGAGCTCGAGCAGCGGCACTGGAGGACTACCCCGCCCCGGATCGGGGcaagggagggggttgatgggcgGCGGTGGGTACAGCAGCGGTTATGGGAGGAGAAATGACTGA
- the PRO2 gene encoding glutamate-5-semialdehyde dehydrogenase (EggNog:ENOG503NU0M; COG:E; BUSCO:EOG0926388H) has protein sequence MSLTSASPLEAAQSAKSASHILATLSADARNDALTAIHSGLTAARDDILAANARDLELARKAAADGQLSQSLVSRLDLTKPGKWEDMLKGILDVRGLEDPVGRVTLRTQLDEGLSLERVTCPIGVLLIIFEARPEVIANIAALAIKSGNAAILKGGKESTESFVAISRVISSALEKTQVPNGAVQLVTTRDVIPQLLALDKCVDLVIPRGGNELVRYIKDNTKIPVLGHADGLCSIYLDSSADKALAEKVIVDSKTNYVAACNALETLLVQESALSLLPDVATALAAKDVELRCDAASKAALANTPGLKIVDAIEEDFNTEFLSLTLAIKVVSGLSEAINHINSHGSHHTDVILTSNKEDAETFMNAIDSAGVYHNASTRFADGMRYGFGTEVGISTNKIHSRGPVGLEGLMIYKYKIRGCGQGAGDYGEGKRQYLHQKLPLE, from the coding sequence ATGTCTCTTACCAgcgcctcccccctcgaaGCCGCTCAGTCGGCCAAGTCAGCTTCCCATATCCTTGCCACACTCTCAGCCGATGCGCGCAATGATGCTCTCACAGCTATTCACTCGGGACTCACAGCTGCTCGCGATGACATTCTTGCCGCCAACGCCAGGGATCTCGAGCTTGCGCGCAAGGCTGCTGCCGATGGGCAGTTGAGCCAAAGTCTCGTCTCACGTCTAGACCTGACTAAGCCCGGCAAGTGGGAGGATATGCTCAAGGGCATCCTCGACGTCCGTGGCCTCGAGGACCCTGTTGGCCGTGTTACTCTGCGCACCCAACTCGATGAAGGTCTCAGCCTCGAACGGGTGACCTGTCCCATTGGTGTTCTCCTCATCATTTTCGAGGCTCGTCCTGAGGTCATCGCCAACATTGCCGCCCTCGCTATCAAGTCTGGCAATGCGGCCATCCTCAAGGGTGGCAAGGAATCTACCGAGTCTTTTGTCGCTATCTCACGCGTCATCTCCTCTGCTCTCGAAAAGACCCAGGTTCCCAACGGAGCCGTCCAGCTCGTCACCACCCGCGATGTTATCCCCCAATTGTTGGCTCTTGACAAGTGCGTTGACCTGGTCATCCCCCGTGGTGGCAATGAGTTGGTGAGGTACATCAAggacaacaccaagatcCCCGTCCTGGGCCATGCCGACGGTCTCTGCTCCATCTACCTCGATTCCTCTGCCGACAAGGCCCTTGCGGAAAAGGTTATCGTCGACTCCAAGACCAACTATGTTGCCGCCTGCAACGCTCTTGAGACTCTTCTTGTCCAAGAGTCGGCGCTTTCTCTCCTTCCCGATGTTGCCACTGCCCTCGCAGCCAAGGATGTTGAGCTTCGTTGCGATGCTGCCTCCAAGGCCGCTCTCGCCAACACCCCTGGCCTCAAGATTGTTGACGCCATTGAGGAGGACTTCAACACCGAGTTCTTGTCTCTGACTCTCGCCATCAAGGTCGTTTCTGGCTTGAGCGAAGCTATCAACCACATCAACTCCCACGGTTCCCACCACACAGATGTTATCCTCACTTCTAACAAGGAGGATGCTGAGACTTTTATGAATGCTATCGACTCGGCCGGTGTGTACCATAATGCCTCAACCAGATTTGCTGACGGAATGAGATATGGTTTCGGCACTGAGGTGGGTATCAGCACAAACAAGATTCACTCAAGAGGACcggtggggttggagggtttgATGATTTACAAGTACAAGATTCGTGGTTGTGGCCAAGGTGCGGGTGACTATGGGGAGGGTAAGAGACAGTACCTTCACCAGAAGTTACCTTTGGAGTAG
- a CDS encoding hypothetical protein (EggNog:ENOG503NUZT; COG:S), protein MAVGSSDENGPSGSVAKPDRPSSPGQEEFEVGSHTGTSISTDEEAVIVDDVPGQGGIGLSHRENVLSPTQPTQTRSRRSSSFVRPNNPIVPRSQRRGLFGRFTIIPEVETPLEYKRGTKWTITAVVALAAAGAPMGSGIFLPALPDLAKELNATTTITNLTVAMYMLAMSIFPLWWSSFSETLGRRTIYIISFTMFVVFSALSAISVNISMLIVMRILGGGASASVQAVGAGTIADIWEPAERGRAMGLFYLGPLIGPLISPLTGGSLSGAFGWRSTMWFLTIYGGVMLLMIFFCLPETLANKKPATAPISSPNPTANPLTRVTTTAKSIKSAASTVKRFLWDPLTVLAYLRYPPVLISVYSASVAFGSLFVLNISIQSTYSTPPYNFTSTIIGCMYLAPSLGYITASIVGGRWLDHIMKREALRAGRFDDSVNPPKLIYLPEDRMGENMWLAASLYPLSLIVYGFTASQGLKYIAAPAIATFLFGVGSMLVFGAVTTMLTEFMPQRSSSGVAVNNFVRNFVSCVGAILAQPLIDAMGNRWLCLMVGLFAWITGNGAIFLLKRRGEKWRREMDEALGNNVKMVHHGQRSNEELGQMDGDIRLEEMCDKEDKQ, encoded by the exons ATGGCCGTTGGCTCTTCTGACGAGAATGGTCCGTCCGGATCCGTTGCCAAGCCGGACCGACCATCGTCCCCGGGCCAAGAAGAGTTCGAGGTCGGCAGCCACACAGGAACGTCGATAAGCACCGATGAAGAAGCCGTCATCGTGGATGATGTACCCGGCCAGGGTGGGATAGGCCTATCACACCGTGAGAATGTACTCTCTCCTACTCAACCCACCCAGACGAGATCGCGGCGGAGCTCTTCCTTTGTTCGACCAAACAATCCTATCGTTCCAAGATCCCAACGGCGTGGCCTGTTTGGAAGATTCACCATAATTCCCGAAGTTGAGACACCACTAGAATACAAGAGAGGCACCAAATGGACCATCACAGCTGTCGTTGCTCTAGCTGCCGCTGGCGCCCCTATGGGTTCTGGTATATTTCTGC CTGCCCTCCCTGACCTGGCAAAAGAGTTGAACGCAACCACCACAATTACTAATTTGACGGTGGCCATGTACATGCTTGCCATGTCCATCTTTCCTCTCTGGTGGTCGTCGTTCTCTGAAACCCTCGGCCGCCGGACAATTTACATCATTTCCTTCACCATGTTTGTCGTCTTCTCGGCACTCAGCGCCATCAGCGTCAATATTTCAATGTTGATCGTCATGAGAATCTTGGGAGGCGGTGCGTCAGCTTCTGTTCAGGCCGTCGGCGCCGGCACCATTGCCGATATCTGGGAACCGGCCGAGCGTGGGAGAGCTATGGGCCTCTTTTATCTCGGCCCTCTCATCGGCCCGCTGATTAGCCCCCTTACTGGCGGTAGCTTATCTGGGGCCTTTGGTTGGCGTTCGACGATGTGGTTCCTGACTATTTACGGTGGCGTCATGCTCCTCATGATTTTCTTCTGTCTTCCAGAAACACTTGCCAACAAGAAGCCGGCTACAGCCCCCATCAGCTCCCCCAATCCAACCGCCAACCCTCTGACCCGTGTCACCACGACAGCCAAATCGATCAAATCCGCCGCTTCAACCGTCAAGCGCTTCCTTTGGGACCCCCTCACCGTCCTTGCTTACCTTCGCTATCCACCGGTGCTGATATCAGTCTATTCGGCCAGCGTGGCCTTTGGCTCTCTCTTCgtcctcaacatctccattCAATCAACTTATTCCACTCCACCCTACAATTTCACAAGCACCATCATCGGCTGCATGTATCTCGCTCCTTCCTTGGGGTACATCACCGCCTCCATCGTCGGCGGCCGCTGGCTCGACCACATAATGAAGCGCGAAGCACTTCGCGCCGGCCGCTTCGACGACAgcgtcaacccccccaaattGATATACCTCCCTGAGGACCGTATGGGAGAGAACATGTGGCTTGCTGCTTCTCTATACCCGCTTTCTCTCATCGTGTACGGTTTCACTGCTAGTCAGGGGCTCAAGTACATTGCCGCCCCAGCCATCGCCACCTTTCTCTTTGGAGTAGGGAGTATGTTAGTCTTTGGTGCGGTAACGACAATGCTGACAGAGTTCATGCCCCAAAGAAGTTCGTCTGGGGTAGCGGTCAATAACTTTGTGAGAAACTTTGTCTCTTGCGTGGGAGCGATTCTTGCACAGCCGTTGATTGACGCCATGGGGAATCGGTGGTTGTGTCTGATGGTGGGATTATTTGCGTGGATCACGGGGAATGGGGCGATtttcttgttgaagaggaggggtgagaagtggaggagggagatggatgaggcGCTGGGGAATAATGTAAAGATGGTGCATCACGGGCAGCGGAGTAATGAGGAGTTGGGGCAGATGGATGGGGATATtaggttggaggagatgtgTGACAAGGAGGATAAGCAGTGA
- a CDS encoding hypothetical protein (EggNog:ENOG503P5M8; COG:S): MAPSSKSAAAAKDRRKSNNNSAGLVTLRVPSAKLRAIVDPDYVKEDSPVKESPATSTTLPAATVNSTTENASDSSPNTPAAGTPAPPSVSMGPPAEGPKKKGVKRGAAALNGEPKVRGKPGPKKKQRLEDGTIEGGRASLGAHKLGPKANQGAINAGLRALDRSGKPCRKWSRGGFIMKSFTGVVWEIPRWVAPPKISPETSTDSSSAPVSVDGSSKENKDSASQQLKSDTSNNGGDIEMTSAPSISAAPSPAPPAPAPIAAAS, translated from the exons ATGGCTCCTTCCAGCAAGAGCGCCGCTGCGGCCAAGGACCGTAGAAagtccaacaacaactcaGCTGGTCTCGTCACTCTCAGAGTTCCCAGCGCCAAGCTCCGAGCTATTGTCGACCCAGATTACGTGAAGGAAGATTCGCCAGTCAAGGAGTCGCCTGCCACATCGACGACGCTCCCGGCTGCGACGGTGAATTCCACCACCGAAAACGCGTCGGATTCGAGCCCCAATACTCCAGCCGCCGGCACACCTGCACCCCCCTCTGTGAGCATGGGCCCTCCCGCCGAGGgtcccaagaagaagggcgtcAAAAGAGGTGCGGCTGCTCTCAACGGAGAGCCCAAGGTCCGTGGGAAGCCTggccccaagaagaagcagagacT TGAGGACGGAACCATCGAAGGCGGTAGAGCCAGTCTCGGAGCTCACAAGCTCGGTCCCAAGGCCAACCAAGGTGCTATCAATGCTGGCCTTCGCGCCCTCGACCGATCTGGCAAGCCCTGTCGCAAGTGGAGCAGAGGCGGCTTCATCATGAAGAGCTTTACGGGCGTTGTCTGGGAGATCCCACGCTGGGTCGCACCTCCCAAGATCTCGCCCGAGACTTCCACAGACTCATCATCAGCTCCAGTCTCGGtcgacggcagcagcaaggagAATAAGGACAGTGCCAGCCAGCAACTCAAGAGCGACACAAGTAACAATGGCGGCGACATCGAGATGACCAGCGCTCCCAGCATCAGTgctgctccctccccagcgccaccagcacctgctcctatcgccgccgcctcttAA